One window of Solwaraspora sp. WMMA2056 genomic DNA carries:
- a CDS encoding AAA family ATPase, producing MHDNGRYDDPRLTGDRQGGDPAVVSRETSYAPDWSNGRTGSMADAGAPPTTRSAPVAVPTAPVGPPTAVPPQAGEPVPAAVVGPGPQAPPGGPGPSAVDAPYVSRETPNREEDDPPLAMEALRAVQILNPSGEVTMPRPDRTRVMCVANQKGGVGKTTTTVNLAVALALHGNRVMVVDLDPQGNASTGLNVPHHAGVPDVYDCLIDNVPLTEVAQPVEGIPNLWCVPATIDLAGAEIELVSVVARESRLSRAITAYPAELDYVFIDCPPSLGLLTVNALVAAQEVLIPIQCEYYALEGLNQLINNINLVRQHLNPTLDVSTILLTMYDRRTRLADAVEQDVRNHFGEKVLQSVIPRNVRVSEAPSYGQSVMTYDPGSRGATSYFEAAQEIAERGAARRVGNV from the coding sequence GTGCATGACAACGGTAGGTACGACGATCCACGGCTGACGGGCGATCGCCAGGGCGGTGACCCTGCGGTGGTTTCACGTGAAACCTCGTACGCCCCCGACTGGTCGAATGGGAGGACCGGATCGATGGCTGACGCCGGTGCACCACCGACCACACGGTCAGCGCCGGTCGCTGTGCCGACGGCGCCCGTGGGACCACCGACAGCGGTACCGCCACAGGCCGGGGAACCGGTGCCGGCGGCTGTGGTGGGTCCCGGGCCGCAGGCCCCGCCGGGGGGACCTGGCCCGTCGGCCGTCGACGCCCCCTACGTTTCACGTGAAACACCGAACCGGGAAGAGGATGATCCCCCCTTGGCAATGGAGGCTTTGCGCGCCGTGCAGATTCTGAACCCGAGCGGCGAGGTGACCATGCCCCGGCCGGACCGGACCCGGGTGATGTGTGTCGCGAATCAGAAGGGCGGCGTCGGAAAAACGACCACCACGGTCAACCTCGCCGTGGCGCTGGCGTTGCACGGAAACCGGGTCATGGTCGTGGACCTCGACCCGCAGGGCAACGCCTCGACCGGACTCAACGTCCCGCACCACGCCGGCGTGCCCGACGTCTACGACTGCCTGATCGACAACGTCCCGCTGACCGAAGTGGCGCAGCCGGTCGAAGGCATCCCCAACCTCTGGTGTGTGCCGGCGACCATCGACCTCGCCGGTGCCGAGATCGAGCTGGTCTCAGTGGTCGCCCGCGAATCGCGGCTGTCCCGGGCGATCACCGCCTACCCGGCCGAGCTGGACTACGTGTTCATCGACTGCCCTCCGTCGTTGGGCCTGCTGACGGTCAACGCGCTGGTCGCCGCCCAGGAGGTGCTGATCCCGATCCAGTGCGAGTACTACGCGCTGGAAGGGCTCAACCAGCTGATCAACAACATCAACCTGGTCCGGCAGCACCTCAACCCGACACTGGACGTTTCGACGATCCTGTTGACCATGTACGACCGCCGGACCCGGTTGGCTGACGCGGTGGAGCAGGACGTCCGCAACCACTTCGGCGAGAAGGTTCTGCAGTCGGTCATCCCGCGCAACGTCCGGGTCTCCGAGGCACCGAGCTACGGGCAGTCGGTGATGACCTACGATCCCGGTTCGCGGGGTGCGACGAGCTACTTCGAGGCGGCTCAGGAGATCGCCGAACGTGGGGCGGCACGGCGTGTGGGCAATGTCTGA
- a CDS encoding ParB/RepB/Spo0J family partition protein encodes MKNRPKGGLGRGLGALIPTAAPAPAQTGTQVAPPPAVRPTGPVAPVATADRLDPAPPYPPEAPPAPVEEALSPVPGARFAELSVNAIVPNPKQPRQVFDDEALEELKVSIEQVGFLQPIVVRQLDGGEQYELVMGERRWRAAQAIGRESIPAIVRETKDDAMLRDALLENIHRANLNPLEEAAAYQQLLEEFGATHEELARRIGRSRPQISNTIRLLNLPAQVQRRVAAGVLSAGHARALLGLDDTEAQDALALRIVAEGLSVRATEELVALAATEEPAKRPGTPPRRPKAHAPALADLADRLSDRFDTRVKVDIGRSKGKITIEFATVDDLERIVGIIGMDGEEVPADQD; translated from the coding sequence ATGAAGAACCGTCCCAAGGGCGGGCTCGGTCGAGGGCTCGGCGCCTTGATCCCTACGGCGGCACCCGCCCCTGCCCAGACCGGTACGCAGGTCGCGCCGCCGCCGGCTGTCCGGCCCACCGGTCCGGTGGCACCGGTGGCGACCGCCGACCGTCTCGACCCGGCCCCGCCGTACCCGCCGGAGGCACCTCCGGCCCCGGTCGAGGAGGCACTCTCGCCGGTGCCGGGTGCCCGATTCGCCGAGTTGTCGGTGAATGCGATCGTCCCGAACCCCAAGCAGCCGCGGCAGGTCTTCGATGACGAGGCGCTCGAGGAGCTGAAGGTCTCGATCGAGCAGGTCGGCTTTCTTCAGCCGATCGTCGTGCGGCAGCTGGACGGCGGCGAGCAGTACGAGCTCGTCATGGGCGAGCGTCGGTGGCGGGCCGCCCAGGCGATCGGCCGGGAGAGCATCCCGGCGATCGTCCGGGAGACCAAGGACGACGCGATGCTCCGGGACGCGCTCCTGGAGAACATCCATCGCGCCAATCTGAACCCGCTCGAGGAGGCTGCCGCCTACCAGCAGTTGCTGGAGGAGTTCGGGGCCACGCATGAGGAGCTGGCGCGGCGGATCGGCCGGAGCCGGCCGCAGATCTCGAACACGATCCGCCTGCTGAACCTGCCGGCGCAGGTGCAGCGGCGGGTGGCGGCCGGCGTGCTCTCCGCCGGACATGCCCGTGCGTTGCTCGGACTCGACGACACGGAGGCCCAGGACGCGCTGGCGCTGCGGATCGTCGCCGAGGGTCTGTCGGTACGGGCGACCGAGGAACTGGTTGCCCTGGCGGCTACCGAGGAGCCCGCCAAGCGTCCAGGCACGCCCCCACGGCGTCCGAAGGCGCACGCGCCCGCGCTGGCGGACCTGGCGGACCGGCTCTCCGACCGGTTCGACACCCGGGTGAAGGTGGACATCGGTCGGAGCAAGGGCAAGATCACGATCGAGTTCGCCACGGTCGACGATCTCGAGCGGATCGTCGGGATCATCGGCATGGACGGTGAAGAGGTTCCTGCCGACCAGGACTGA
- a CDS encoding D-alanine--D-alanine ligase: MSPQPEPTAAARDLRVLVLAGGLSYERDVSLKSGRRVLDALRSAGVEAELRDADVTLLPALRADPPDAVVIALHGATGEDGSLRGVLDLCGVPYVGCDARAARLAWDKPSAKAVLREAGIPTPDWVALPHDRFSELGAVAVLERIVERLGLPLMVKPAQGGSGLGAAVVREAAELSAAMVGCFAYDSTALVERYVTGMDVAVSVVDRGDGPESLPAVEIVPRNGVYDYAARYTAGLTTWHAPARLDDEVAGQVAATAVAAHRALGLRDVSRVDLIVDRQGQPHVLEVNVSPGMTETSLLPLAVEAAGLDLGRLLAALVDRAAARR; encoded by the coding sequence ATGAGCCCACAGCCCGAGCCCACCGCCGCCGCCCGTGACCTGCGGGTACTGGTTCTCGCCGGCGGCCTGTCCTACGAGCGGGACGTCTCCCTGAAGTCCGGCCGCCGGGTGCTGGACGCGCTGCGCTCGGCCGGCGTGGAGGCCGAACTGCGCGACGCCGACGTCACCCTGCTGCCGGCGTTGCGCGCCGACCCGCCGGACGCCGTCGTGATCGCGTTGCACGGTGCCACCGGGGAGGACGGGTCGCTGCGCGGGGTGCTCGACCTGTGCGGCGTGCCGTACGTCGGCTGCGACGCCCGAGCGGCCCGGCTGGCCTGGGACAAGCCCTCGGCGAAGGCGGTGTTGCGGGAGGCCGGCATCCCTACCCCGGACTGGGTGGCGTTGCCGCACGACCGGTTCTCCGAGCTGGGCGCGGTCGCCGTACTGGAACGGATCGTGGAACGCCTCGGCCTGCCGCTGATGGTCAAGCCGGCGCAGGGCGGCTCAGGGTTGGGGGCCGCCGTCGTGCGCGAGGCCGCCGAACTGTCCGCCGCCATGGTCGGTTGTTTCGCGTACGACTCGACAGCACTGGTCGAGCGGTACGTGACCGGCATGGACGTCGCGGTGTCGGTGGTCGACCGGGGTGACGGGCCGGAGAGCCTGCCGGCGGTCGAGATCGTGCCGCGCAACGGGGTCTACGACTACGCGGCCCGCTACACCGCCGGCCTGACCACCTGGCACGCCCCGGCCCGGCTCGACGACGAGGTGGCCGGTCAGGTGGCCGCCACCGCCGTCGCCGCACACCGGGCGCTCGGCCTGCGGGACGTCTCCCGGGTCGACCTGATCGTGGACCGGCAGGGTCAGCCGCACGTGCTGGAGGTCAACGTCTCCCCCGGGATGACCGAGACCTCGTTGCTGCCGCTCGCGGTGGAGGCCGCCGGGCTGGATCTCGGCCGACTACTTGCCGCCCTGGTCGACCGGGCCGCCGCCCGTCGGTGA
- a CDS encoding PLP-dependent aminotransferase family protein — MTGTTLDDYTDRYARRVRGMTASEIRALFAVASRPEVVSLAGGAPYVAALPLDAVGEMLGRLASETGTSTLQYGIGQGTLDLRERICEVMSLSGIDVSSGASPEDVVVTVGGQQALDLVARLFLDPGDVVLAEGPTYVGALGVFQAAQAQVEHVPMDADGLIPEALEQAITEVARSGRRAKFLYTIPTFQNPAGVTLTEERRERVLDICERAGLLVIEDDPYGQLSFDGEAPAPLRARRRHGVFYLSTFSKTFAPGLRVGWILAPHAVREKLVIASEAQILCPSAYAQAAVATYLATMPWREQLKTYREVYRERRDALLDALTDLMPAGTTWTRPSGGLFVWASLPEGLDAKAMVPRAIAARVAYVPGTGFYADGSGAGNMRLNFSFPPPERIREGVRRLAGVMEREAAMREVFGPVTGAGARRRRPGADTPGPDLA, encoded by the coding sequence ATGACCGGCACGACGCTCGACGACTACACCGACCGCTATGCCCGCCGGGTCCGCGGCATGACCGCATCCGAGATCCGGGCACTGTTCGCCGTCGCCAGTCGGCCCGAGGTGGTCTCGCTCGCCGGTGGGGCACCGTACGTCGCGGCGCTGCCGCTCGACGCCGTCGGCGAGATGCTCGGCCGGCTGGCGTCGGAGACCGGCACCTCCACCCTGCAGTACGGCATCGGTCAGGGCACCCTCGACCTGCGGGAACGCATCTGCGAGGTGATGTCTTTGTCCGGCATCGACGTCTCCTCCGGTGCCTCCCCGGAGGACGTCGTGGTGACCGTCGGCGGCCAGCAGGCCCTCGACCTGGTCGCCCGGCTCTTCCTGGACCCGGGCGACGTGGTGCTCGCCGAGGGGCCCACCTACGTCGGTGCCCTCGGCGTCTTCCAGGCGGCCCAGGCCCAGGTGGAGCACGTACCGATGGACGCCGACGGGTTGATCCCCGAGGCCCTGGAGCAGGCGATCACCGAGGTCGCCAGGTCGGGGCGGCGGGCGAAGTTCCTGTACACGATCCCCACGTTCCAGAACCCGGCCGGGGTGACCCTCACCGAGGAGCGCCGGGAGCGGGTGCTGGACATCTGTGAACGCGCCGGCCTGTTGGTGATCGAGGACGACCCGTACGGCCAGCTCAGTTTCGACGGCGAGGCCCCCGCGCCGCTGCGGGCCCGCCGCCGGCACGGCGTGTTCTACCTGAGTACGTTCTCCAAGACCTTCGCGCCGGGCCTGCGGGTCGGTTGGATCCTGGCGCCGCACGCGGTACGCGAGAAGCTGGTCATCGCCAGCGAGGCGCAGATCCTCTGCCCTAGCGCGTACGCGCAGGCCGCCGTCGCCACCTACCTGGCGACGATGCCGTGGCGGGAGCAGCTCAAGACGTACCGCGAGGTGTACCGGGAGCGGCGGGACGCGCTGCTGGACGCGCTCACCGATCTGATGCCCGCCGGCACCACCTGGACCCGGCCTAGTGGTGGCCTGTTCGTCTGGGCGTCGCTGCCGGAAGGGCTCGACGCCAAGGCCATGGTGCCCCGGGCGATCGCCGCGCGGGTCGCGTACGTGCCCGGGACCGGTTTCTACGCCGACGGCTCGGGCGCCGGCAACATGCGGCTGAACTTCTCCTTCCCGCCGCCGGAGCGGATCCGCGAAGGGGTCCGCCGACTCGCCGGGGTGATGGAACGCGAGGCCGCGATGCGGGAGGTGTTCGGCCCGGTCACCGGTGCCGGTGCCCGGCGGCGACGCCCCGGCGCGGACACCCCCGGGCCAGACTTGGCATGA
- a CDS encoding GNAT family N-acetyltransferase, which yields MSRRLVSLTLDTLEELPGSCRQCVFWELDPVAADRARACGDPGLEKEAWVSQTLLEWGSCGKLAYVDGMPAGFVMYAPPAYLPRSMAFPTSPVSADAVLLTTAHVVPPFAGGGLGRMLVQGVARDLTKRGIRAIEAFGDARPVDPDLADDGPSNCLAPADFYLSVGFKTVRQHPRFPRLRLELRTALSWKSDVEYALEKLLGSMSPESLLRPATRAMTN from the coding sequence ATGTCGCGACGTCTGGTCAGTCTGACGCTGGACACGCTGGAGGAACTGCCCGGCTCGTGCCGGCAGTGCGTCTTCTGGGAGCTCGATCCGGTCGCCGCCGACCGCGCCCGCGCCTGTGGCGATCCCGGCCTGGAGAAGGAGGCCTGGGTCTCCCAGACCCTCCTCGAGTGGGGTTCCTGCGGCAAGCTCGCCTACGTCGACGGGATGCCGGCCGGCTTCGTCATGTACGCCCCGCCGGCGTACCTGCCCCGGTCGATGGCCTTCCCCACCTCGCCGGTGTCGGCCGACGCGGTGCTGCTGACCACGGCGCACGTGGTGCCACCGTTCGCCGGCGGCGGCCTGGGCCGGATGCTGGTGCAGGGCGTCGCCCGGGACCTCACCAAACGGGGCATCCGGGCGATCGAGGCGTTCGGCGACGCCCGGCCGGTCGACCCGGACCTGGCCGACGACGGGCCGTCGAACTGCCTAGCCCCGGCCGACTTCTACCTGTCGGTCGGCTTCAAGACGGTCCGGCAGCATCCCCGGTTCCCCCGGCTGCGGCTGGAGCTGCGGACCGCGCTGTCGTGGAAGTCGGACGTGGAGTACGCGCTGGAGAAGCTGCTCGGCTCGATGAGCCCGGAGAGTCTGCTGCGCCCGGCGACCCGGGCGATGACCAACTGA
- a CDS encoding N-acetylmuramoyl-L-alanine amidase: protein MRPIRRDDQGPAVAEIRSILVNLELLAPDPGADRFDAATEHAVRAFQQCRGLSIDGRVGAETWRALDAARWRLGDRALYHSVADPLVGEDVRTLQERLLEMGYDVGRADGVYGSRTARALTQFQREVGLTADGTCGPYTMHALRRLGRKVVGGRPQWLRESDALRQSGPTLVGKTIVVDPGHGGPDRGVVVTDGELSWAEADLAFDLAARLEGRLAAAGMRVHLTRGPYAETGVTDLERTRTANELGADLFISLHVDGHTNPAAEGVATYHYGTGTGATSTVGERLAGLVQREIVVRTGLHDCRVHAKSWELLRLTRMPAVRADVGYLTCAGDRARLVRPGFRDQVAEALVAAVQRMYYPTELDVPTGSIDVRTLQAAIEATADA from the coding sequence GTGCGTCCCATCCGCCGTGACGATCAGGGTCCCGCCGTGGCCGAGATCCGCTCGATCCTGGTCAACCTGGAGCTGCTCGCCCCCGACCCCGGAGCCGACCGGTTCGACGCGGCCACCGAACACGCCGTACGCGCTTTTCAGCAGTGCCGTGGCCTGAGCATCGACGGCCGGGTCGGCGCGGAGACCTGGCGGGCACTCGACGCCGCCCGGTGGCGCCTCGGCGACCGGGCGCTGTACCACTCCGTCGCCGACCCGCTGGTGGGTGAGGACGTACGGACCCTGCAGGAACGCCTGCTGGAGATGGGCTACGACGTGGGCCGGGCAGACGGGGTCTACGGCAGTCGGACCGCCCGCGCCCTCACCCAGTTCCAGCGGGAGGTAGGGCTGACCGCGGACGGTACCTGTGGCCCGTACACCATGCACGCACTGCGCCGGTTGGGCCGCAAGGTCGTCGGCGGCCGGCCACAGTGGCTGCGCGAGTCCGACGCCCTGCGCCAGTCCGGCCCGACCCTGGTCGGCAAGACCATCGTCGTCGACCCCGGCCACGGCGGCCCCGACCGGGGCGTGGTGGTGACCGACGGCGAGCTGAGCTGGGCCGAGGCGGACCTGGCGTTCGACCTGGCCGCCCGGTTGGAGGGCCGGCTGGCCGCCGCCGGCATGCGGGTCCACCTGACCCGGGGCCCGTACGCGGAGACCGGCGTGACCGACCTGGAGCGCACCCGGACCGCCAACGAACTCGGTGCGGACCTGTTCATCTCGCTGCACGTCGACGGGCACACCAACCCGGCGGCGGAGGGGGTCGCGACGTACCACTACGGCACCGGCACCGGTGCCACGTCGACGGTCGGCGAGCGCCTCGCCGGGCTGGTGCAGCGGGAGATCGTGGTCCGCACCGGGCTGCACGACTGCCGGGTGCACGCCAAGAGCTGGGAGCTGCTGCGGCTGACCCGGATGCCGGCGGTCCGAGCGGACGTCGGCTACCTCACCTGCGCCGGGGACCGGGCCAGGCTGGTCCGCCCCGGCTTCCGTGACCAGGTCGCCGAGGCGCTGGTGGCCGCAGTGCAGCGGATGTACTACCCGACGGAGCTGGATGTGCCGACCGGGTCGATCGACGTACGGACGTTGCAGGCCGCCATAGAGGCCACGGCGGACGCCTGA
- the trxA gene encoding thioredoxin gives MGATRAVTEASFTSDVLMSDKPVLVDFWAEWCQPCRKVAPLLEEIAAEMGDKVEIVKLNIDENPEIARKYRVMSVPTLTVFKGGEPVQSVAGARPKGDLVKLIESAF, from the coding sequence GTGGGAGCTACCCGAGCGGTCACCGAAGCCAGTTTCACCAGCGACGTGCTCATGTCCGACAAGCCGGTGCTGGTGGACTTCTGGGCTGAATGGTGCCAGCCCTGCCGCAAGGTCGCACCACTGCTGGAGGAGATCGCCGCCGAGATGGGCGACAAGGTGGAGATCGTCAAGCTGAACATCGACGAGAACCCGGAGATCGCCCGCAAGTACCGGGTGATGTCGGTGCCCACGCTGACCGTGTTCAAGGGCGGCGAGCCGGTGCAGTCCGTCGCCGGTGCCCGGCCCAAGGGCGACCTGGTGAAGCTCATCGAGTCCGCCTTCTGA